A genome region from Lucilia cuprina isolate Lc7/37 chromosome 3, ASM2204524v1, whole genome shotgun sequence includes the following:
- the LOC111687922 gene encoding secretory carrier-associated membrane protein 1 isoform X2, which yields MSGFDDNPFGEPTVDNPFADPAIQQATRTTTNVQNSLEDYNPFEQEQSKPQLQINSTNNAAVVQPLSQNIPPTQQRVATTATPSTSVQITTEELQRRQEELDRKAAELDRREQQLQGNIPQLNNWPPLPDNFCVKPCFYQDFNLEIPPEFQRLVKHLYYTWMFYTLTMCVNIIGGLIILLHSKEFTNFGLAIFYTLLFTPASYICWFRPAYKAFRNDSSFNFMVFFFVYFFQTIFSVFQAIGFPGTGYCGFIVAISEFDSSAAGIIVGLLLLCIAFCFAITAAANIMMITKIHSIYRSSGASMAKAQAEFATEFMRNQHVQQAASDVVNTTVNSQFNNRRY from the exons atgtcGGGTTTTGATGACAATCCATTTGGCGAACCAACTGTAGATAATCCGTTTGCG GATCCAGCTATTCAACAAGCGACGCGTACAACGACAAATGTACAGAATTCTTTAGAGGATTATAATCCATTTGAGCAAGAACAAAGTAAACCACAACTTCAAATAAATTCAACAAACAATGCAGCAGTGGTTCAGCCTCTATCACAAAACATTCCGCCTACTCAACAGCGCGTTGCAACCACAGCCACACCTAGTACCAGTGTGCAAATAACCACAGAGGAATTGCAG agaCGTCAAGAGGAACTTGATCGCAAAGCAGCTGAATTGGATAGACGTGAACAGCAATTACAGGGAAATATACCCCAGCTAAACAATTGGCCACCATTACCAGATAATTTTTGCGTTAAACCTTGTTTTTATCAAGATTTCAACTTAGAAATACCTCCTGAGTTTCAGAGActtgttaaacatttatattatacatGGATGT TTTATACATTAACTATGTGCGTCAATATTATTGGTGgactaataattttattgcataGTAAAGAGTTTACGAATTTTGGCCTTGCGATTTTTTATACATTGCTATTTACGCCTGCTTCATATATTTGCTG GTTCAGACCAGCCTACAAAGCTTTTCGCAATGAttcaagttttaattttatggtattcttttttgtttacttcTTTCAAACAATCTTCTCGGTTTTCCAAGCAATAGGATTTCCTGGTACTGGTTATTGTGGTTTCATAGTTGCCATATCCGAATTTGATTCATCGGCCGCAGGCATCATCGTAGGACTGCTGTTGCTATGTATTGCCTTCTGTTTCGCTATTACGGCAGCTGCAAATATTATGATGATAACAAAG ATTCATTCAATATATCGTAGTTCTGGCGCTAGTATGGCGAAGGCTCAGGCTGAATTTGCAACCGAATTTATGCGCAATCAGCACGTTCAGCAAGCTGCATCTGACGTCGTTAATACCACTGTAAATTCTCAATTCAACAATCGTCGATACTAA
- the LOC111687922 gene encoding secretory carrier-associated membrane protein 5 isoform X1, with amino-acid sequence MSGFDDNPFGEPTVDNPFAVRNDPAIQQATRTTTNVQNSLEDYNPFEQEQSKPQLQINSTNNAAVVQPLSQNIPPTQQRVATTATPSTSVQITTEELQRRQEELDRKAAELDRREQQLQGNIPQLNNWPPLPDNFCVKPCFYQDFNLEIPPEFQRLVKHLYYTWMFYTLTMCVNIIGGLIILLHSKEFTNFGLAIFYTLLFTPASYICWFRPAYKAFRNDSSFNFMVFFFVYFFQTIFSVFQAIGFPGTGYCGFIVAISEFDSSAAGIIVGLLLLCIAFCFAITAAANIMMITKIHSIYRSSGASMAKAQAEFATEFMRNQHVQQAASDVVNTTVNSQFNNRRY; translated from the exons atgtcGGGTTTTGATGACAATCCATTTGGCGAACCAACTGTAGATAATCCGTTTGCGGTAAGAAAT GATCCAGCTATTCAACAAGCGACGCGTACAACGACAAATGTACAGAATTCTTTAGAGGATTATAATCCATTTGAGCAAGAACAAAGTAAACCACAACTTCAAATAAATTCAACAAACAATGCAGCAGTGGTTCAGCCTCTATCACAAAACATTCCGCCTACTCAACAGCGCGTTGCAACCACAGCCACACCTAGTACCAGTGTGCAAATAACCACAGAGGAATTGCAG agaCGTCAAGAGGAACTTGATCGCAAAGCAGCTGAATTGGATAGACGTGAACAGCAATTACAGGGAAATATACCCCAGCTAAACAATTGGCCACCATTACCAGATAATTTTTGCGTTAAACCTTGTTTTTATCAAGATTTCAACTTAGAAATACCTCCTGAGTTTCAGAGActtgttaaacatttatattatacatGGATGT TTTATACATTAACTATGTGCGTCAATATTATTGGTGgactaataattttattgcataGTAAAGAGTTTACGAATTTTGGCCTTGCGATTTTTTATACATTGCTATTTACGCCTGCTTCATATATTTGCTG GTTCAGACCAGCCTACAAAGCTTTTCGCAATGAttcaagttttaattttatggtattcttttttgtttacttcTTTCAAACAATCTTCTCGGTTTTCCAAGCAATAGGATTTCCTGGTACTGGTTATTGTGGTTTCATAGTTGCCATATCCGAATTTGATTCATCGGCCGCAGGCATCATCGTAGGACTGCTGTTGCTATGTATTGCCTTCTGTTTCGCTATTACGGCAGCTGCAAATATTATGATGATAACAAAG ATTCATTCAATATATCGTAGTTCTGGCGCTAGTATGGCGAAGGCTCAGGCTGAATTTGCAACCGAATTTATGCGCAATCAGCACGTTCAGCAAGCTGCATCTGACGTCGTTAATACCACTGTAAATTCTCAATTCAACAATCGTCGATACTAA